The genomic region GTGTATGCCCAAATTGCGATGATAAAGTTCGAGACGGTGCTGACGTTCGTGAAGCGCGTGCAACGAGACACTCCTAACAGACATGATAACTGTGGAAAACATAGAAATCCTATCTCGCCTGCATATCATGCTTCACTCTCACGGTTATTGCGCGGTCTGGATAAAATAAAGATACCATTGCCATTGATATCTTTCTCGGCGTGAGCGCGGAGGAATCCTGAACGTGAGTGTGAGTGGTGGGGATTGGAGGGTCGCAGTCCCACCATGCATCCAGACGGTGAAAATCGGGCGGTCATCGACTGCTTCCGATCATTGTTTGATTGCCCGAAGTGGCGAAGCCGCCATCGTCGGACACGGCAGAATCACCCCGTTCTCGCCTGATTCTTATTTTTGAAGAGAGTTGTCTGCGAATTAATATCACGGATTGAAATCTCGGGTGATCAGTCGAACGTGGAATGCTTCCGGATTGTCCAGACAGACTATTGAGTGATAAGCTTCACCTCTGTTGCCGTTTATCTATATATATGAGTTCGATTCCCGAACGAAACGAGATTGAGACCGAATATACCTGGGATCTTTCAGGTATCTATACTGACGCTGCGGAATGGGAATCAGCGTATGAGTCAGTTCAGGATCAACTGACAGATCTCAAAGAATATGAAGGACATGTGACTGAGTCGCCGTCAACACTTCTGGAGTTGCTTGAGCAGCGCGAGGAGATATTCCGAACATTGGCAACGGTAAGCACATATGCGAATCTTCGCAGCGCTGAGGACACGCGTGATCAGGAATCTCAGGCTCGACAGTCGAAAGCTGAGTCGTTATCATCTCGCGCCCGCTCGGCAATTAGTTTCATTGAGCCTGAATTGCAGGAGCTTGACAGCGAAGAAATAAGCTCATTCTGCGAACACGAACCGGCACTCAAGCAATATGAACATTTCTTCGATGATGTCCTTCGGGCAAAGCCACATACGCGATCTTCCGAGGTTGAGTCTGTGCTTGCAGATCTTGGTGAAATCGCGAGTTCACCGTCAGATATCTATGGAATGTTATCAAATGCCGACATGACATTCCCAACCGTTGATCATCCAGACCCTGGTGAGGATACAATTGAAATAACTCTTGGAAACTTCACAAAGCTACAAAAACATCCAGACCGCGCATTTCGACAGACCGTTTACGAGCAGTTCTATGATGAGTGGAAGGATGTTCGGAATACAGTCGGAACCGCATTACAAAACAGCGTAAAGAAAGATGTCAAATACGCCCGTGCCCGACGATATGAATCTGCCCGTGCTGCCTCACTTGATGGTCCAAATGTTCCTGTAACGGTATATGATACTCTGTGCGAGACCGTTCGAGATAATCTTGAGCATCTTCATCGTCATGCCCGACTAAAACAAGCAGCTCTTAATCTTAATGAACTTCGTCCCTGGGATTTTTACATCTCACTCACCGGTGATGAGAGTCCTAAAATTCCATATGACCGTGCAACAACATATATTACTGATGCCGTTGCTCCACTTGGGTCGGAATATCAACAGCGTGTCGCTGATGGGCTTGAATCTCGGTGGGTTGATGTCTATGAGAATCGCGGAAAACGATCTGGTGCGTTTTCCTCTGGAGCATATGATACGCAGCCATTTATTCTGATGAATTATCAAGATGATATTTCATCGATGTTTACTCTTGCACATGAACTCGGTCATTCAATGCACTCCGAGCTCGCGAAGAACGCCCAACCGTGGCAGTATGCTGATTACACAATATTTGTTGCTGAGGTAGCGTCGACAGTCAATGAAACGTTATTAACTAATCATTTGCTTGAAACGCTTGAGGATGACACGCTTCGTTTACACATTCTTGATGAGTATCTTGAGCGTGTTCGCTCGACGCTTTACAGACAAACAATGTTTGCAGAATTTGAATCAACCATTCACGAAATAATCGAGGAGGGTGGCGCACTCACGCCTGATCGCTTTGATGAAATATATCGTGACTTGAAAGAAACATATTATCAACCAGCGGTACTTGATGACCGAATCGCTCGTGAGTGGATGCGTATTCCACATTTCTATTATTCGTTTTATGTCTATCAGTATGCAACCGGCATTTCAGCCGCTATTGCGATTGTTGATCAAATTGATACAGACGGAGAAGATGCGGCTGAAGACTATCGAAGTGCACTCGAACTTGGAGGCTCAGCATATCCAATCGATATTCTCCAAACAGCTGGTGTTGATATGACTGATGCGGCACCAATTGAATCTGCACTCACAGGATATGCCGACTATCTTGATCAGATGGAGGCGCTTATTGAGTAGGCGTTCGTAGCTATACTTGACGGAGAGGCGATGTTGAGCAATTAGCACACTATGCTTGTGTGATATCCTCCTGATGAACGGCGGGGCTTTCCCGCACGGTCGATCCGTGCTAGTTTGGAAACCTCGGGTTTGTCTCCTGTCGTGATACAGGGAGTGCCACACCCCGTTATCTCTATCCACGGTGGATTCGGGAATACTTTGCTTATTTTCTGACGCTTTCCACAGCGATCAACTCGGCGGGAATACCGTCGAACGACCAGATACAACTCCTGATACTGTCCGTTATACCGGGCGGATGAACCGCTTCGATTGGCATTATAGACGGGTTGTACCTCTAAACATACTGGTGACGGCAGGGTTTTAGAGTCTGCATTCAGTATAAGTAGATTCTGCAGACGTTGTGGAACATTGATACAATATCAAGTCGGGTGACACGTGGTCTGTGTGTCTGAACCGGGGGAAGACCCCGGAAGGGTGGGTATGGACCAGTACTTTGTCTAGCCCGATATTGTTCGACGAGGTAGTGTTCGGAATCTCAGTGCAACTCAATGTGAGCAAAAATATAAGATATCGCTCATCTGTAACGATGAGTACTTTTTTAGGACGTAATTTGTAGCTAATCTCAAGATGGTTAGCAGAGAAAGTGTCAACGAAATCTTTCTGCCTGACAAGGAGGATTGTCTGAAATATCTCCGTGAACATCGATGACCAGATGAGGTAACGTGTCCGCACTTCCATAGCACTCCGTGAAACATCTTGAATCATCGTCCTACGCAACAGTATCAACGGCTACTCTATGACAATATTTTGAATTGAACTCCTCAATAAGTTCTCAGGAGCACTACACGCGGAGGAGGATGTCAATCAGTCTCGAAAGTATCTTCGAGTGCATTACTGACTATTTGACCCGGCGGACGATTTTCGACAGACGCTCGTCGTCGCAGTTCGCGATATAGTGGGATTGGCAATGAAAGTTCAATCGATCCAACAGTGATTCCCCGCTCAGCGAGTGCTTCAGCCGCGGTTGTATCATTATCAACCTCACTTGCAATCCGTCGCACTTCACGAACAGTAAGATCAGCATCAATAACAGCCCACGCGAGATCAAGCCGATCAAGCCCTGAGACGCGCGCAATATGTTTTGCGGCTGTTGGCGCGATATCACCGCGAGCAACATGGCGTCTAATCGCCTGTGGAAGGTCATGCACTCGTGCCCACTTTCGCACAAAAGAGATTGAAACATCACCACCTGCACGTTCCACCGCTTGCTTATATGACCCAACGCCTCTTACAAGGGCAGCACACGCAGCGGCTCCGCGAAGAATATACACATTGTCATCAGCACCAACAGTGTTCTCAGAAAATGCCCGTACGGTCTGTGCAGCCGATGTAATACTTGCTGGGTCTGTCGGGTCAAATTCAACTGCCTCGCGTGCCCGCTGTCCTGTGATAGCCGGGTCAGACCGAACAACTGGTTCGCCAACAGGCTCCTCACGATCCGCTGGTGGACGAACTGAGGGGTCTCCGCCGTCGCTGCGAAGTTGAGTAAAACTTGGTGCAGAATCATCATTATCAATATTACTGTTATTATGTGTCATAGTGAGGCTAATATTAGTATCAGTGTCAGTGTCAGTGATAGTGATTAAACAAGTGGCTTGAATTTTCGTCTCATCCGACTCAGGTCCAACGTCGATATTGGTATCAA from Haloquadratum walsbyi C23 harbors:
- the pepF gene encoding oligoendopeptidase F, whose protein sequence is MSSIPERNEIETEYTWDLSGIYTDAAEWESAYESVQDQLTDLKEYEGHVTESPSTLLELLEQREEIFRTLATVSTYANLRSAEDTRDQESQARQSKAESLSSRARSAISFIEPELQELDSEEISSFCEHEPALKQYEHFFDDVLRAKPHTRSSEVESVLADLGEIASSPSDIYGMLSNADMTFPTVDHPDPGEDTIEITLGNFTKLQKHPDRAFRQTVYEQFYDEWKDVRNTVGTALQNSVKKDVKYARARRYESARAASLDGPNVPVTVYDTLCETVRDNLEHLHRHARLKQAALNLNELRPWDFYISLTGDESPKIPYDRATTYITDAVAPLGSEYQQRVADGLESRWVDVYENRGKRSGAFSSGAYDTQPFILMNYQDDISSMFTLAHELGHSMHSELAKNAQPWQYADYTIFVAEVASTVNETLLTNHLLETLEDDTLRLHILDEYLERVRSTLYRQTMFAEFESTIHEIIEEGGALTPDRFDEIYRDLKETYYQPAVLDDRIAREWMRIPHFYYSFYVYQYATGISAAIAIVDQIDTDGEDAAEDYRSALELGGSAYPIDILQTAGVDMTDAAPIESALTGYADYLDQMEALIE
- a CDS encoding DUF7119 family protein yields the protein MTHNNSNIDNDDSAPSFTQLRSDGGDPSVRPPADREEPVGEPVVRSDPAITGQRAREAVEFDPTDPASITSAAQTVRAFSENTVGADDNVYILRGAAACAALVRGVGSYKQAVERAGGDVSISFVRKWARVHDLPQAIRRHVARGDIAPTAAKHIARVSGLDRLDLAWAVIDADLTVREVRRIASEVDNDTTAAEALAERGITVGSIELSLPIPLYRELRRRASVENRPPGQIVSNALEDTFETD